A window from Solanum stenotomum isolate F172 chromosome 5, ASM1918654v1, whole genome shotgun sequence encodes these proteins:
- the LOC125866102 gene encoding uncharacterized protein LOC125866102, whose translation MAPLPAPYSGTSTLALVARASAFTFGLAYGSVKLKYLRAKAKSQKKAEAKAHH comes from the exons ATGGCGCCTCTTCCAGCACCATACTCAGGAACCAGCACTCTTGCTCTG GTGGCGCGCGCATCAGCATTTACCTTTGGACTCGCTTATGGAAGCGTTAAGCTCAAGTATCTCAGG GCAAAGGCCAAGTCTCAAAAGAAGGCTGAAGCTAAGGCACATCACTGA
- the LOC125866100 gene encoding protein TAPETUM DETERMINANT 1-like isoform X1: METIVKLSITLLLLLTLLTKGVCSCGLNNITVGTIRSGVEIKGKPEWNVVVVNNCDCPMQKMVLSCNDFQTTEPVDPTIFKPLGNNECSVNNGNVIPGKNTVSFSYAWDPPFFLRPTFVTTSC, from the exons ATGGAAACCATTGTTAAGCTTTCAatcactcttcttcttcttcttacacTTCTCACCAAAG GTGTTTGTAGTTGTGGTTTGAACAATATAACAGTTGGAACAATAAGGAGTGGTGTAGAAATAAAGGGAAAGCCAGAATGGAATGTGGTTGTGGTGAACAATTGTGATTGCCCAATGCAAAAAATGGTATTGTCTTGCAATGATTTTCAGACAACAGAGCCAGTGGATCCAACTATTTTCAAGCCTTTGGGAAACAATGAGTGTAGTGTCAACAATGGCAATGTCATACCAGGAAAGAATACTGTCAGCTTCTCTTATGCTTGGGATCCTCCTTTTTTCCTTAGGCCAACTTTTGTTACTACTTCCTGTTGA